A genomic region of Glycine max cultivar Williams 82 chromosome 15, Glycine_max_v4.0, whole genome shotgun sequence contains the following coding sequences:
- the LOC100799805 gene encoding uncharacterized protein LOC100799805 precursor: protein MRMRKQSTMQCALFRFWVPLLLLASFSYAPSVLATTEISGNQVNMDGKVVNEELGKPNLKGQDEEEKFKGLFPKPIPIVKPFPKLIPIIKPIPKPIPVVKPIPIPLYKPFPKSIPIVKPIPKPIPNGKPIPTEEAKFKGFFPKPIPIVKPIPVAKPIPIVKPFPKLIPIIKPIPKPIPIVKPIPIPVYKPIPKSIPIVKPIPNGKPIPTEEAKFKGFFLKPIPIVKPIPVAKSIPIVKPIPITVYKPITKSFPTVKPIPKPIPILKPIPKPISIVKPISKPFIVQKPIPAVEPEKFLKPKPFFKKPLPKFPLNPKFKKPLLPPFPIHKAIPTP, encoded by the exons ATGAGAATGAGAAAGCAATCCACTATGCAATGCGCACTTTTTCGCTTCTGGGTTCCCTTGTTACTACTTGCCAGCTTCAGTTATGCTCCTTCTGTTTTGGCCACAACTGAAATTTCAG GGAATCAAGTGAACATGGATGGGAAGGTTGTAAATGAAGAGTTAGGAAAACCTAATCTAAAAGGacaagatgaagaagaaaaattcaaaggacTTTTTCCAAAACCAATTCCAATTGTTAAACCTTTTCCAAAGCTCATTCCTATAATTAAACCTATTCCAAAGCCAATTCCGGTTGTTAAACCAATTCCTATTCCACTTTATAAGCCTTTTCCAAAATCAATTCCTATTGTTAAGCCTATTCCAAAGCCAATCCCAAATGGTAAGCCAATTCCAACTGAAGAAGCAAAATTCAAAGGTTTTTTTCCAAAACCTATTCCCATAGTTAAGCCAATTCCAGTTGCCAAGCCAATTCCTATTGTTAAGCCTTTTCCAAAGCTCATTCCTATAATTAAACCTATTCCAAAGCCAATTCCGATTGTTAAACCAATTCCTATTCCAGTTTATAAGCCTATTCCAAAATCAATTCCTATTGTTAAGCCTATTCCAAATGGTAAGCCAATTCCAACTGAAGAAGCAAAATTCAAAGGGTTTTTTCTAAAACCTATTCCCATAGTTAAGCCAATTCCAGTTGCCAAGTCAATTCCTATTGTTAAGCCTATCCCTATCACAGTATATAAGCCTATTACAAAATCATTTCCCACTGTTAAGCCTATACCAAAGCCAATTCCCATTTTAAAGCCAATTCCAAAGCCAATTTCCATTGTTAAGCCTATATCAAAACCATTTATAGTGCAAAAACCCATCCCTGCTGTTGAGCCagagaaatttttaaaaccaaagCCTTTCTTCAAAAAGCCTCTTCCAAAATTTCCTCTTAATCCCAAATTTAAGAAACCACTTCTACCACCATTTCCAATTCACAAGGCAATTCCAACTCCATAA
- the LOC100798749 gene encoding uncharacterized protein LOC100798749 precursor yields MKKASAMHCALLRFWVPLLLLASFSFAPSVLAKAEISGNEVNTHGKVVSEELTKSSLKEQNEEEKFKGFFPKPIPIIKPISKPIPIIKPIPKSIPIVKPIPIPVYKPISKPIPIVKPIPKPFLIVKPIPNDEEKFKGVFPKPIPIVKPIPKPIPIVKPIPIPIYKPIPKSVPIVKPIPIIKPILKPNPIVKPIPKLIPIVKPIPNPLRVKKSIPAFGSEEFLKPKPFFEKPIPKLPLDPKFKKPLLPPLPIHKPIPTP; encoded by the exons ATGAAAAAGGCTTCCGCTATGCATTGCGCACTTTTGCGCTTCTGGGTTCCCTTGTTGCTGCTTGCCAGCTTCAGTTTTGCTCCTTCTGTTTTGGCCAAAGCTGAAATTTCAG GGAATGAAGTGAACACACATGGGAAGGTTGTAAGTGAAGAGTTAACCAAATCCAGtctaaaagaacaaaatgaagAGGAAAAATTCAAAGGATTCTTTCCAAAACCAATTCCAATTATTAAACCTATTTCAAAGCCCATTCCCATTATTAAACCTATTCCAAAGTCAATTCCTATTGTTAAACCTATTCCTATTCCAGTTTATAAGCCTATATCAAAACCAATTCCCATCGTTAAGCCTATTCCGAAGCCATTTCTGATTGTTAAACCAATTCCTAATGACGAAGAAAAATTCAAAGGTGTTTTTCCAAAACCTATTCCCATAGTTAAGCCAATTCCAAAGCCAATTCCCATTGTTAAGCCTATCCCTATTCCAATATATAAGCCTATACCAAAATCAGTTCCCATTGTGAAACCAATTCCTATTATTAAACCAATACTAAAGCCAAATCCCATTGTTAAGCCAATTCCAAAGCTGATTCCCATTGTTAAGCCTATACCAAACCCATTAAGAGTGAAAAAGTCTATCCCTGCTTTTGGGTCAGAGgaatttttaaaaccaaaaccttTCTTTGAAAAGCCTATTCCTAAACTACCACTTGATCCTAAATTCAAGAAACCTCTTCTACCACCATTGCCAATTCACAAGCCAATTCCAACCCCATAA